In Oryza sativa Japonica Group chromosome 1, ASM3414082v1, the genomic stretch TGAAACTATAACTTGGTCCTTTATATACCATGAGAGAAAGAAAATAAGGGCTTACAAGAAAATTCCTCTgaaccaaaaaaatatatattgtacaATTAGCATGGCACAAGCATATTCAGTTCTCGATTTATCAGTTATCATCTAAATGCCTCTATCCAAGTACAGAACAAAACAAGATTATTAATTACACATCCTTTTAATTATCACACTGCTTATAGTCTGGTCAGAAACAATATGATACATATAATGTAAGATAATTTTCTAAATAGCATCTAAAATTAAGAAGTACAACAGCAGCAGAACAAATTTCAGGAAACAAATCAACAATAGAACTCATTATGATTAGTAGATCCATTACCATGGCAACTGATTTATCGAACGATCCGCTTAGAAGAACTTCAGGCGATTGTCGGCTCCAAGCAACAGATTGAACCTACATGCCAATGTAAGGAAAAATCAAATGTCTCAGAAACAAAAATGCAGTAAGTAAACAAAAGTAGTAAACCATTACCTTGTCATCATGATGTTCCAATGTGACTGCACATTTGCCAACAGATACATCCCAAATCTTAACAGTTTTGTCTGCACTTGCACTAGCTAGAACATTCCTGTGGCTCATAAGAACAGCAAGTCGTTCATGATGGGGCCATTAAGAGAAGATGTATTATCACTTGAGTAGAGAACTAAACGCACCTCACCTCCTTGTTCCATGCAAGACCAAGCACAGAACTTCTATGACTTCCCTTCTTGTACTTTTTTGCCTGTGCATGAGAGGGCATGTAGCATGAACATTAGTGCAGCTAATGAGGGACGAGAAGTAAACAAACACCTGAAGATGGGCATATGTGAATCATACATATGTATAAAGTAAATAAAGGCAGTGCCAATGAGCCTATGCAGAAGTCTGCTTAATCTACCCTTCAGGTACTACCAGTACCAGTTAATCGGATAAATGTGATATCAGTTCATGTGAATTCAGTTTAAATAAAGATTAGGGTGGATCTGAATCTCAAACAGTTCTTTCACAACATCcggtggcaaaaaaaaaatgctggcTCAATTTCAGGTCAGCATTTTTTCATTAAATTCAAACATAGAGCATAGCTGCTAAGGGAACTGATGGCAGGTTTCCCACATGGTGATCTAGACTAAGGCTGAATGCAAATAAACAGGAAAGGAACAATGGTAATCATTACAATGCTAAAATGTGTTATCAGCGCATCTAAAACAGAATGTTCAACATTGAATTGACAGAATGCCAGGAGAGTCGACAAACGCTCAACAGGAAGAGTAAGACAAGATGAGCTGAGCATGACCAATCAGTAACATATCCCATGCAAAGCAACGATATCTTCAAACTAGCTCAACATTGAAAAATAAGGACTCAGGAGAGAACCTTTTTGCCCTttacttttttcttcttttttgaaTGTCCTCCTAGCACCATGTGAGGTTGAACTTCATCGACCTGTTACATAACACCAAATTCCAGAATCATTAATTGCTTTGCAGTCAAGCAGTTGATGGCTGTATAGAAAGACGGTGTTGTATGTTTCTAGAAACATTACTATATCCAGGTCCCAAATTTCAATTGCAGGATCCATGGTGCCAACAGCTACGAAATTCCCTGAggtaaaaacaatgaagaaaggATCACAAAATAGGATGTATGAGCAAGTAAAACATTGAACTCGGAATAGATTGGCACTTAGTTGCTTATCTAGTAAAACACAAACAGCACCAAAATTTTTACCTTTGTCGCCACCCTTAAGGTTAAAATCCATCCATGCTGTGCACAACGGAAAATCAGCTAGAGGCACCTCATGGTGCACAAACATATTTAGATCGCCGTCTTCTGTTTCTTCAAGTAAATTTACCTGCATAGATAGAAATTCACAGATTGAGTTCATATTATATGAACTAATAGCATTCAGCACAATGAAACATCAGTGACCACAgatcaattttaaaatatgcCAACAAGTATTAGAGTAACTCCGCATAAATATTCCTCTTTAGATTGATCTTATAAAATAACTCGTCAAAATCAGACAAAGCTGAACTACAGCAATCATATTtagcaaaaaataaataaatacgaAGGCGCTAATGGAATCTTGCCTGCAGCGAATTGACATCATCCTCATTATATGCACAAACTACCATCAAATCAGTAGGTTTGATAGTCATGTCTTCAATCTCTTCATCATCGTCATCCTCCTAATATGCGTCACATGAGGGGACGGATTCAGTGAACTCCAATCCGGTGGTAGTACATTTTAAAGGAAAAGGAAATGAACACAAAGTCCCCTTCACAGTAAGAGATAACTCACATCATTGTTCTTGAGATAGGGGTCCAGGTCATTGCTAGCATAGTACAAGTCCCCTTGGCCGGAGCTGAAAATCTCGAGACCTGATGTGAATACATATCAAGTTGCCATTTACGATTAGCTCCTGCAGCTTAATCATCATCAATGGCTACTACTGACCAAATCGAAACTGACAGCAAAAGTGCAAAGAGGATTCGGATTCGTAGctaccttcctcctcctcgtcgtagTTGTCCATGTTGAGCTCCttgagctcgtcggcgacgtcATCGACAGCGCCCTTAGCGAGCGCCTTGGCCGCGGCCTTTGCCTGCGCGACCTCgtctacctcctcctcctcctcatcggcggcggcatcgaccTCCATGTTGCCattctcctcgccgtcgtcggcgtcctcgtcggcgtcgctcCCACCTCTGCACGTTGGAGATCGTGACCGTGAGCCAGCGCAGCAGCGGCGGACgaggaagggaggggaggggatgcgTACTCCGTGTGCTGGGCGATGGCCTTGATGGCCTCGTCGATCTCCTCCTGCGTGGGCGGCTCCGCCTCGACGGGGACGAGCTTGGCGGCGCCCCTGGGCACCCACGATATCGCGGAGATCATCCTCGGAGCTTCGGTGGTtggagcaaggcggcggcgagtaCTCCGGCGAGAGGGGAGATGGTTGGGCGGTggcgcgagggggaggaggttgtgaagaggagaagaggggaggggCTAGGGTTTAGTTGGTTCGCGGCgaatgcaattgaattgggctTGTAGTGGGCTGGGCCGAGCCGTGCGGATTAACTGGGCCGCGCCACCGCGAGATTGTTGCGTGCGGCGGTAGGCGAGGTGAAGAGAATTTTCTCGCAGCTGCAACTTTTCTATAATCAGAAGTTTCTCAAACGGTCTAATTTTTCAtctaaattctgaaaaaaatataattagagaatccagaaaatgaagcTGTAAATTAAGTTTCTTAATAGTCTGTTTACTAGCTTTTGATCCAgaaaatatatttgtaatttCTCTCAAAATTAGAATGAGAAGTCCGTTTAAACAGTTCAACTTTTTATTCAGACAGTGAAAAGTTGCATTAGTTATAGAATTTAGAAAATATAATACTACacccgtctcaaaataagtgcaatcgtggatatccgtgtccaacgtttgaccgtacgtcttatttgaaaaaaaaaaggtaaaaaaaatagtcgcacgtaaaatattattcatgttttatcatctaataacaataaaagtactaatcataaaaggctttcaaataaaacgaacaaTCAAACATCGGATATATTAAGGTGTAAATCtaatatttattttgagacgaagaGAGTTTTAGCAGTGAGAAATGattgggttggtttggtttgtggcctaaattggccttaccaatttttatcaatatcaaattttggtaacttttgGCATGGCTAATTTTGGCAAAGGTAAAATTGTGTttagattgaagccaaaatagcctaaattAACGGTTGAAATGgcatattttcttaggcatgctagaatttggctccaaaccaaatagacaataaatactattgaaattgccaaatattggtaaggccAATATAGGCCTCAACCCAAACCAACCCGATTTTTCCATAAGCTTCTCGAACTCAGACCGAAGAGGAAACGAGATACGGCCGACGCAGTGGCTAACGGCGTCGACCAAAAAGCAAAGGAAGAAGGGCGGTGGGGGCCACCCCGATCGGATCGGGGGGAAGCGGTTCGTGTCCACCTCCGGCGAGGGAGGCCaatcggcgagcggcggggggacccgccaccgctcgccggccCGGACAGTCTCGTGTCGCCACAGTACGGTGCAACACAAGCCACCAAAAAGTCCCTGCACGTAGTAGCCACGTACGCCGTGCTTGCGTTGCGACAAAAAACAATCTACGCTTAACTACGACTAATCGTGTTTAGTTCGgaaaaagaaattttttttttgctgtttgatcggatgtcggaagggattttcggacatgaatggaaaaactaatttcataacttcctggaaaccgcgagacgaatttattaagcctaattaatccatcattagtatttgtgggttactatagcacttatggctaattatggaaaaattaggctcaaaagatttgtctcacgatttccatacaaactgtacaattagtttttttaataatctatatttaatcctctatgcatgtgtccaaagatttaatgtgatgtttttggaaaaaaaaggaactaaGCCGTGGGTCGTGTTTAGttcaaaattttttcttcaaacttccaactttttcatcacatcaaaacttttctacacacataaactttcaacttttctgtcacatcgttccaattttaaccaaacttctaattttaacgtaAACTAAACGAGGCCTAAAATCTAATCACTCCTACGCACAGCAAATCTAATCTGAGATGACCTGAATAcgagtgtgtttagttcacgttaaaattaaaagtttggttgaaattggaatgatgtgacgaaaaagttagatgtttatatgggtgtgtttaattcacgctaaaattggaagtttagttgaaattggaacgatgtgacggaaaaattaaaagtttatatgtgtaggaaagttttgatgtgatagaaaagttgaaagttcgaagaaaaaCTCGGCCCTGATCTGAAATTAATCCCCGGTCACGTCAGGTCAGGTCACATCGCATCATCAGGGCCATAAGAACCTTGCACTGCAAATTCCACACGCCCATCTCCCCATCGTCCAACCGTGACCGACCGCTTCCAGTGCACACCCGTCCTCGTCTTGGTAGCAGCAGTAGTATCTCTAACAATCATAAGCTTCTCATAAACAATTCAGATTTTCGTTCGAATTTTTAGATGTTTTAGTTAtagaatttataaaaaaaaactcccttTGTCTTAAATTATAGCAGCTTTCAACAGATTATAACATATACTATTGTACTACGAATATAAATAGATGTATATACAAGTACGTAGCACTAGATATGTTTAATCCACCAAAAATAGTTTAACTTTAGAATAAAAACTCACGGCTATATTTAAAATGTTTTCTAACTTACGACtacatttaaaattaaaatggaACAGAGGAAATAGATATATGCAGAGTAAACGATACTGTGAGCCCAACATGCAAGTTCCAGTCGTTGTCGATCGCCTGAATTTGGACAGATGAAATAAGATCGATCCTGAAACAACTTGTGGGAACGCACGCACCAGCTAGCAGCAGCATGagggttaaaaaaaatagttgaggCAAAGCAAGCATCAAGTTGCTGTTTGTATAATAATTCTCCTAACAAGTAGTAGCAGCTAGAAGCAGCTACCGGGATAAGGAAGGGCACGGGGAATGGAAAAAAAACGTCCAAAAAAGACCCAAACCGATGGGGTTCTTCTTCAGCGGCCAATTTTTAGTTAGTTCCATGTCATGTGTTGGACCTTGCTAGCGACCTTGGTGTGGCCACCTGCCTCTGCATTCTACTATAATCCCCTATATATACATTTCCTTTTATTCATTCCAATATCGttttcttctaaaaaaaaactcaacttttAGTCTTAGATTCTCTCTCACGcacaaaattaataaaaagagtAAGTTTCATAAACCCATGTTTTATGATCAATGTTACGGACAACCATATGTATTATAACATGTGGCATATAACTACATGTTTATGGTCTCATTGTTTCATAAAACCCCATCTTTATTTCAATCTTGATAAATTTCagcatatttttaataaatttttgaAAGTAGTAAAGAATTAAACTATCAACCTTAGTCAAGAActtaataattaaaaattttatatgcaCTATATGTTTTtgctcaaaataaataaaagtggAATTCTGTGAAACTTTAAAATCATAATACCAAAGGTTAGGTGTCACATATCATAATATCTGTGGTTTTATGCAACTTTAACAATAAACATGAGGTATTTTGAACTTTGCTCTTGGTAAATTATCATGCTGTCATAGCTACAATGTTGTCTAATTCCTAACTGAGAATatctttcaagaaaaaaaacatggatgGAAGTATATCACATAGCTACAAATGCTATGCCATCACAGTTTGTTGGATGCACTCATCCAGTCGGTTTCTATTGGGTCACCAAATCACCAAGAAAATACCCCAAAAAATATCTTAGCCGCATTTCGATGTGTTTTTCTTTATAAGAAATGGAATGGAAAACAGAAAATGCAAGATAAGCATATATATTACAGTATTCCcactattttatttctttttctttagacAAATATTCGACATCGTGAtactagtggttgcagtgagaCGTGTGAATCCCATGGGTTTATATTAGTGAGGGTGTCCTTGTCACCTTGTTCATTGTGGATGAGCTCGGATTTGCATGTCTCCATCATGTTTCTCCATCAATAATaacataatataatattacatTATTGCTACGTATTTTCagcactactactactactccattATGCTTGATACTTGGGGAATCAGTCACAGCCTCACAGTGTTTATATACACCGGTAGATATTTCGTCTGTGCTGAGTATAGTATGGATGGACACACTGATCTCATCAGCCGAGGATACCGGGAAGTTTTGGGAGTCACTAAAATTTCATGGTTTAGAAATCAAAATTTGGTTATTGCAAAGTTTGACTATTTTCTCTTCAACAAACCATATATGCCCTGAGGCTCCGTTTGAGATAGTTGTTAAATGTATTATTGAATTGATTATAATGATAAGGAGTAAATATGTATAGAAAAACAAATACTCAACAATCTGTATATTATTCAAAACATAGAACAAATAATCTATTCAATAATCCGATGAATGCGAGTTAAAAAGAACATAGTCTTAACTCTCGAGAGATTACATGATATCAGTCTCATattttcacttatgcttatgcttataagtcaaaatttaaattttcaaccttataaatttgaagtt encodes the following:
- the LOC4327260 gene encoding uncharacterized WD repeat-containing protein C17D11.16, giving the protein MISAISWVPRGAAKLVPVEAEPPTQEEIDEAIKAIAQHTEGGSDADEDADDGEENGNMEVDAAADEEEEEVDEVAQAKAAAKALAKGAVDDVADELKELNMDNYDEEEEGLEIFSSGQGDLYYASNDLDPYLKNNDEDDDDEEIEDMTIKPTDLMVVCAYNEDDVNSLQVNLLEETEDGDLNMFVHHEVPLADFPLCTAWMDFNLKGGDKGNFVAVGTMDPAIEIWDLDIVDEVQPHMVLGGHSKKKKKVKGKKAKKYKKGSHRSSVLGLAWNKEVRNVLASASADKTVKIWDVSVGKCAVTLEHHDDKVQSVAWSRQSPEVLLSGSFDKSVAMNDMKDGGQSCNKWSVEADVESLAWDPHNEHSFMVSLENGMVQAFDKRTASSNSNSGRPTFTLHAHEKAVSSISFSPSTPNFLATGSTDKMVKLWDLSNNQPSCIASLNPKLGAIFSVSFSNDSPFLLASGGSKGKLKVWNTLTEPAVANKFGK